The following are encoded in a window of Streptomyces sp. 11x1 genomic DNA:
- a CDS encoding 1,4-beta-glucanase, with protein MRTFHLGRRAVLAGTAATAAIATLPVLQGRAHADGNDAETAAPTYRWRNAVQGGTGFVTGILFHPSCRGLAYARTDIGGAYRWDDRTDRWIPLTDHLGWDDWNLLGVEAMAVDPAHPNRLYLTLGAYTQTWAGNGAVLRSEDRGATWKRTDLTVRLGGNEDGRGAGERLLVDPRDSDTLWLGTRHDGLLKSTDRGASWQAVGFPAAPSATGQGVTLLVAGGRTVYAGWGDSDGTAGRPNLYRTSDGTTWEAVPGQPTGTAAKVPIRAAYDRHTRELYVTYADAPGPNGQSDGSVHKLRTVNGKWTEVTPVKPGGTATDGSTDSFGYGGVAVDARRPGTLVVSTNNRWAEIDTVFRSTNGGRTWTSLKDRAVFDVSETPYLKWGGDKVKFGWWIQALALDPYDSKHVVHGTGATIYGTRDLKNWAPQIRGLEEASIRQLVSPPTGEAHLLSGSGDIGVMYHERLTASPSRGMASNPVFGTSTGLSLAAAKPSYVVRAGWGNDGNGACSNDGGKTWAPFEAQPAVAKDAPGPIATNADGSVLLWSFGTANPGYRSADNGATWSEVASFPKSAAPIADPVDPTRFYAFDTTTGTVFASTDSGRTFTARATGLSTGDSEFQLTAAPGRTGDLWLSLKANGLYRSTDAGVTFAKVSSCHAAHTLGFGKAARGASYPAIYMVGAVESFNAIYRSDDEAKTWTRINDDQHQWGWTGAAITGDPRVYGRVYVSTNGRGVQYGEPA; from the coding sequence ATGCGCACGTTCCATCTGGGAAGAAGAGCTGTGCTCGCCGGGACCGCTGCCACCGCCGCGATCGCCACCCTGCCGGTCCTCCAGGGACGTGCGCATGCCGACGGTAACGACGCCGAGACTGCCGCCCCCACCTACCGCTGGCGCAACGCCGTCCAGGGCGGCACCGGATTCGTCACCGGCATCCTCTTCCACCCGTCCTGCCGCGGTCTCGCCTACGCCCGCACGGACATCGGCGGCGCCTACCGCTGGGACGACCGTACCGACCGCTGGATCCCGCTGACCGATCACCTCGGCTGGGACGACTGGAACCTGCTCGGCGTCGAGGCGATGGCCGTCGACCCGGCCCACCCGAACCGGCTGTACCTGACCCTCGGCGCGTACACCCAGACCTGGGCCGGTAACGGGGCCGTGCTGCGGTCCGAGGACCGCGGTGCCACCTGGAAGCGCACCGACCTGACCGTGAGACTGGGCGGCAACGAGGACGGGCGGGGTGCGGGGGAGCGGTTGCTCGTCGATCCGCGGGACAGTGACACCTTGTGGCTGGGTACCCGGCATGACGGGCTGCTCAAGTCGACCGACCGGGGCGCCAGTTGGCAGGCCGTGGGCTTCCCGGCGGCCCCCAGCGCCACCGGCCAGGGCGTCACGCTCCTCGTCGCCGGGGGGCGCACCGTCTACGCAGGCTGGGGCGACTCCGACGGCACCGCCGGCCGGCCCAACCTGTACCGCACCTCCGACGGCACGACCTGGGAGGCCGTCCCCGGGCAGCCCACCGGCACCGCGGCCAAGGTGCCGATCCGCGCCGCCTACGACAGGCACACGCGTGAGCTGTATGTGACGTACGCCGACGCGCCTGGGCCCAACGGCCAGTCGGACGGCAGCGTGCACAAACTGCGTACCGTCAACGGCAAGTGGACCGAGGTCACCCCGGTGAAGCCGGGCGGCACCGCGACGGACGGGTCGACCGACTCCTTCGGCTACGGCGGAGTCGCAGTCGACGCCCGCCGCCCCGGCACGCTCGTCGTCTCCACGAACAACCGGTGGGCCGAGATCGACACCGTCTTCCGATCCACGAACGGCGGCCGCACCTGGACGTCCCTGAAGGACAGGGCCGTCTTCGACGTCTCCGAGACCCCCTACCTCAAGTGGGGCGGGGACAAGGTCAAGTTCGGCTGGTGGATCCAGGCCCTCGCCCTCGACCCGTACGACTCCAAGCATGTCGTCCACGGCACCGGCGCGACCATCTACGGCACCCGCGACCTCAAGAACTGGGCCCCGCAGATCCGCGGCCTGGAGGAGGCGTCCATCCGCCAGCTGGTCTCGCCGCCGACCGGTGAGGCGCACCTGCTCAGCGGGTCCGGGGACATCGGTGTGATGTACCACGAGCGGCTCACGGCGTCGCCGTCGCGCGGCATGGCGTCGAACCCGGTGTTCGGCACCTCCACCGGCCTGTCGCTGGCCGCGGCCAAGCCGTCGTATGTGGTCCGGGCGGGCTGGGGCAACGACGGCAACGGCGCCTGCTCGAACGACGGCGGCAAGACCTGGGCACCCTTCGAGGCGCAGCCCGCCGTCGCCAAGGACGCGCCGGGGCCGATCGCCACCAACGCCGACGGCAGCGTGCTGCTGTGGTCCTTCGGCACGGCGAACCCCGGATACCGCTCTGCCGACAACGGCGCCACCTGGTCCGAGGTCGCCTCCTTCCCGAAGAGCGCCGCCCCGATCGCGGACCCCGTCGACCCGACCCGCTTCTACGCCTTCGACACCACGACCGGCACGGTGTTCGCCAGCACCGACAGCGGCCGGACCTTCACCGCGCGGGCCACCGGCCTGAGCACGGGCGACAGCGAGTTCCAGCTGACGGCTGCTCCGGGCCGCACCGGCGACCTGTGGCTCAGCCTCAAGGCGAACGGGCTGTACCGCTCGACCGACGCAGGCGTGACCTTCGCCAAGGTCAGCAGCTGCCACGCCGCACACACCCTGGGCTTCGGCAAGGCCGCCAGGGGCGCTTCCTACCCGGCGATCTACATGGTCGGCGCCGTCGAGAGCTTCAACGCCATCTACCGCTCCGACGACGAGGCCAAGACCTGGACGCGGATCAACGACGACCAGCACCAGTGGGGCTGGACCGGAGCCGCCATCACCGGTGACCCGCGCGTGTACGGCCGGGTCTACGTCTCCACCAATGGACGCGGAGTGCAGTACGGGGAGCCCGCCTGA
- a CDS encoding extracellular solute-binding protein, with translation MNRSTRHRLTATAMTVVALTTVTTACSSGDGTTSAKATDGGSYTIWDPYPQFAKDSDWVKLLDGCGSKAGVEVKRTAFDTSDLTNKALLAAQQDNSPDMLILDNPVVSTLAEAGVLTTTDENKVDTSKVDPNLLAAGQSGGKTYGTPIGANTLALYYNKDVLKAAGVDIASVKDWKSLTAALAKVKKAGKKGITFSAIGTEEGSFQFLPWFWGSGAKLTELDSAQGVAAVSLWSDWLKKGYAPNSVINNTQTTSWQEFASGDYAFAENGTWQLANAEKAGFGYGVLPIPGADGGNAAAPTGGEFVTVPVQSDTGRYATSQKLVSCLTSTENLYATDTTLSYVAPTSEVQDKQVAENAELKPWVEAVKAAKGRTSDDLGTKYPKISEQLWKAVQSALSGSKSPKDALTAAQAAVK, from the coding sequence ATGAACAGATCCACCAGACACCGTCTCACCGCCACCGCCATGACCGTCGTCGCCCTCACCACCGTCACCACCGCATGCTCCTCCGGCGATGGCACCACGTCCGCGAAGGCGACAGACGGCGGCAGCTACACCATCTGGGACCCCTACCCGCAGTTCGCCAAGGACTCGGACTGGGTGAAGCTGCTGGACGGCTGCGGCAGCAAGGCCGGGGTCGAGGTCAAGCGAACGGCCTTCGACACGAGCGACCTGACGAACAAGGCGCTGCTGGCCGCTCAGCAGGACAACTCCCCGGACATGCTCATCCTCGACAACCCGGTGGTGTCGACGCTCGCCGAGGCGGGTGTGCTCACCACGACCGACGAGAACAAGGTGGACACCTCGAAGGTGGACCCCAACCTCCTCGCGGCCGGTCAGTCGGGCGGGAAGACCTACGGCACGCCCATCGGCGCGAACACCCTCGCGCTGTACTACAACAAGGACGTCCTCAAGGCCGCGGGCGTGGACATCGCCTCGGTCAAGGACTGGAAGTCCCTGACCGCGGCGCTGGCGAAGGTCAAGAAGGCGGGGAAGAAGGGCATCACCTTCTCCGCGATCGGCACGGAGGAGGGCAGCTTCCAGTTCCTGCCGTGGTTCTGGGGCTCGGGCGCGAAGCTGACCGAACTCGACTCCGCCCAGGGTGTGGCGGCCGTGTCCTTGTGGAGCGACTGGTTGAAGAAGGGCTACGCGCCCAACTCGGTCATCAACAACACGCAGACCACCAGTTGGCAGGAGTTCGCGAGCGGCGACTATGCCTTCGCCGAGAACGGCACCTGGCAGCTGGCCAATGCCGAGAAGGCCGGCTTTGGCTACGGCGTCCTGCCCATCCCCGGCGCGGACGGAGGAAACGCCGCTGCCCCGACGGGCGGTGAGTTCGTCACCGTCCCGGTCCAGAGCGACACCGGCCGCTACGCCACCTCGCAGAAGCTGGTCTCCTGCCTGACCAGCACCGAGAACCTGTACGCCACCGACACCACCCTGTCCTACGTGGCCCCCACCAGCGAGGTGCAGGACAAGCAGGTGGCGGAGAACGCCGAACTGAAGCCCTGGGTCGAGGCGGTCAAGGCGGCCAAGGGACGCACCAGCGACGACCTGGGCACCAAGTACCCGAAGATCTCGGAGCAGTTGTGGAAGGCGGTCCAGTCCGCCCTCAGCGGTTCCAAGTCGCCGAAGGACGCGCTGACCGCGGCGCAGGCCGCCGTCAAGTAA
- a CDS encoding ricin-type beta-trefoil lectin domain protein: MRKSWILPLITLVATALGGTAAGVTPASAASDTPLRVMPLGDSITWGVGSSTGNGYRSPLWNQLAADGHPLDFVGTVRNGSMSDPDNEGHSGYRIDQIAALADASLTRYRPNVVTLHIGTNDLQGASEVDSAIARLRSLVNRITADVPDATVLVASLVVSTSSSEEQWRGTYNQAIRHIVSEAQGAGKHVAFVDMSSLTTADLADPLHPNDSGYQKMADAFHRGVQAADSAGWLKNPAPAPSRVQSGIAGKCMDVNGANTADGTAVQTWSCGDSANQYWSAYTDGTLRSLGKCLDAAGGATANGTKVQLWACHGGANQVWQPHNGGYRNPASGRCLDVPGSSTTNGTQLVLWDCNGGSNQKWTTLTAG; encoded by the coding sequence ATGAGAAAGTCTTGGATTCTACCCCTGATCACGCTTGTCGCCACCGCGCTCGGGGGCACAGCGGCAGGTGTGACCCCTGCCTCCGCCGCCTCCGACACGCCTCTGCGGGTCATGCCGTTGGGCGACTCGATCACCTGGGGTGTGGGAAGCAGCACGGGCAACGGCTACCGGAGTCCGCTGTGGAACCAGCTTGCGGCGGACGGACATCCGCTGGACTTCGTCGGCACGGTACGGAACGGCTCGATGTCCGATCCCGACAACGAAGGCCACTCCGGATACCGGATCGACCAGATCGCCGCACTCGCCGACGCCTCACTGACCCGCTACCGGCCCAACGTCGTGACGCTGCACATCGGCACCAACGACCTCCAAGGGGCCTCCGAGGTCGACAGCGCCATCGCCCGGCTGAGGTCGCTGGTCAACCGGATCACCGCCGACGTCCCCGACGCAACCGTCCTCGTCGCCTCCCTGGTCGTGTCCACCAGCAGCTCGGAGGAGCAGTGGCGGGGCACGTACAACCAGGCCATCCGCCACATCGTCAGCGAGGCACAGGGGGCGGGCAAACACGTCGCATTCGTCGACATGAGCAGTCTGACCACGGCCGACCTGGCCGACCCCCTGCATCCCAACGACTCGGGCTACCAGAAGATGGCCGACGCCTTCCACCGCGGCGTTCAGGCCGCGGACAGCGCCGGGTGGCTGAAGAACCCCGCCCCCGCGCCCTCCCGTGTGCAGTCCGGCATCGCCGGCAAGTGCATGGACGTCAACGGCGCCAACACCGCCGACGGGACCGCCGTTCAGACGTGGAGCTGCGGGGACAGTGCCAACCAGTACTGGTCCGCCTACACCGACGGCACCCTGCGCTCCCTGGGCAAGTGCCTCGACGCCGCCGGCGGGGCCACCGCCAACGGCACCAAGGTGCAGCTCTGGGCCTGCCACGGCGGCGCCAACCAGGTCTGGCAGCCACACAACGGCGGCTACCGCAACCCCGCCTCCGGCCGCTGCCTCGACGTTCCGGGCTCCTCCACGACCAACGGCACACAGCTCGTGCTGTGGGACTGCAACGGCGGCTCCAACCAGAAGTGGACCACCCTGACCGCCGGATGA
- a CDS encoding LacI family DNA-binding transcriptional regulator — MNIGEIARRAGVSRSTVSYALSGKRRVSDDTREKIQRVIDDLGYRPNASARALANGRTSTIALVFPPAGEHYTGMQLDFIGSVVEAAAAYDYDVLLSPSGVDSDRSFQRLLGERRVDGAILMEIRLQDDRVDHLLAESFPAVCIGRTSRPESGWWVGLDHTALAAACVHHLADLGHDRVAFVNRPERLLRTGYESAHRGLDGFTKAAAERGLTVRTYNCEDDAPSGQACLERILYDDPDTTALVTLNEAALGGLYRGLAHAGRHVPRDFSITGVVAARWAETVTPQLTAADVPSAQMGHLAVDLLVERLDHPDAPPRHQLLAPPISLRASTGPAGPRPPGDTRGIPGTDSTA; from the coding sequence GTGAACATCGGTGAAATTGCCAGACGGGCCGGTGTCTCGCGCAGCACCGTCTCCTATGCGCTGAGTGGCAAGCGTCGGGTGTCGGACGACACCCGGGAGAAGATCCAGCGGGTCATCGACGATTTGGGCTACCGGCCCAACGCGAGTGCACGTGCCCTGGCCAACGGCCGGACCAGCACCATCGCTCTCGTCTTCCCTCCAGCCGGGGAGCACTACACCGGGATGCAGCTCGACTTCATCGGCAGTGTGGTCGAAGCCGCGGCGGCGTACGACTACGACGTGCTGCTCTCCCCGAGCGGCGTGGACAGCGACCGCTCGTTCCAGCGACTGCTGGGGGAACGGCGGGTCGACGGCGCGATCCTGATGGAGATCAGGCTCCAGGACGACCGGGTCGACCACCTCCTTGCCGAGAGTTTTCCCGCCGTCTGCATCGGCCGCACCTCGCGGCCGGAGAGTGGCTGGTGGGTGGGCCTGGACCACACGGCGCTGGCGGCGGCCTGTGTCCACCACCTCGCGGACCTGGGCCACGACAGGGTCGCCTTCGTCAACCGGCCCGAGCGGCTGCTGCGCACCGGGTACGAGTCCGCGCACCGGGGGCTGGACGGCTTCACCAAGGCCGCCGCGGAGCGTGGGCTCACCGTCCGCACGTACAACTGTGAGGACGACGCACCGTCGGGTCAGGCCTGCCTGGAGCGGATCCTGTACGACGATCCCGACACCACGGCCCTCGTCACGTTGAACGAGGCCGCGCTCGGAGGTCTCTACCGGGGCCTGGCCCATGCGGGCCGCCATGTGCCGCGCGACTTCTCCATCACCGGTGTCGTGGCCGCCCGGTGGGCCGAGACGGTGACCCCGCAGCTCACGGCGGCCGACGTGCCATCGGCGCAGATGGGGCACCTGGCCGTCGACCTGCTCGTCGAGCGGCTCGACCACCCTGACGCGCCACCTCGCCACCAACTGCTCGCCCCGCCGATCTCGCTCCGCGCCAGCACCGGGCCCGCAGGCCCCCGCCCTCCGGGGGACACGCGCGGGATCCCAGGCACCGACTCGACCGCCTGA
- a CDS encoding DUF6408 family protein: protein MNPVEYNLARRDRIRQILVDVTVGVITNLLVTALLVVARLVF, encoded by the coding sequence ATGAACCCCGTTGAGTACAACCTTGCACGTCGTGACCGGATTCGTCAGATTCTGGTCGACGTCACGGTGGGAGTCATCACCAATCTGCTGGTGACGGCCCTTCTCGTGGTAGCGCGCCTGGTCTTCTGA
- a CDS encoding DUF2075 domain-containing protein, which produces MLLLKLAARDLLNLNSRRRMVPHLAARWKHFLNTDASLTERSAWAESLVHLAEDLVAADRGNVEMVVECAATLDETDRAGDPRLIDVVLVGHHPEENGLSVQLVELKRWSTVTRVERATAELVHVPGMGRKKHPALQLREYYEAFTSARGPLHGLDYECGGFAYLHNATDAAVLPLVGVDAPTGSYARVYTSDRRPQLLSDLRSSFAADGADSAAEILLRSMGLRNTPLLDAMIRSSGEDTVFTLRGRQKKVADQILGTAAKVLPDPRRPALVPDERRVVFLVTGGAGTGKSAIGLQLKAELEADGHTVKYASGSRAFNGALQEHVGFGDREFKEAFTYFSNFVTPPDPPLDVLICDEAHRLRDRSTNRFWKPEDWGTKPQVDELLDASRLTVFFLDEGQSVRPQEVGTVALVEDAARRYGAVLRRSSLREQFRCGGSDAYIRWVRGALGVSGAEPEPWTPDGLMHVEVVDTPEELERIIRSEAAAGASARMVAGYCWPWTKPLGKEKRLEPDVRIGDWHRPWNADSESFCENKTVPPSKIWSVHENGLGQIGCVYTAQGLEWDWCGVIMGEDMVRRGDRWVFRRGKETADKEAGVKRVDVPGSFDPKVKPKSVDDDEFARLVRHAYHVLMTRASRATVLYSTDEETRDYLKGLVGDVQIHGLRPTWENLPEQARQPHLPRPARGSRRRRRRRKKDTPPGELRLF; this is translated from the coding sequence ATGCTCCTGCTGAAACTGGCGGCGCGGGATCTGCTGAACCTGAACTCGAGGCGCCGTATGGTGCCCCACCTCGCCGCGAGGTGGAAGCACTTCCTCAACACCGACGCCTCGTTGACTGAACGTTCCGCCTGGGCGGAGAGCCTGGTGCATCTCGCCGAGGACCTGGTCGCCGCCGACCGTGGGAACGTCGAGATGGTCGTCGAATGCGCGGCCACGCTCGACGAGACCGACCGGGCCGGGGACCCGCGGCTCATCGACGTCGTCCTCGTGGGCCACCATCCCGAGGAGAACGGCCTGTCCGTCCAACTCGTCGAACTGAAGCGCTGGTCGACGGTCACCCGGGTGGAGCGGGCGACCGCGGAGCTGGTGCATGTGCCCGGTATGGGGAGGAAGAAGCATCCGGCGCTGCAACTGCGCGAGTACTACGAGGCGTTCACGAGCGCCAGAGGACCGCTGCACGGGCTGGACTACGAGTGCGGCGGCTTCGCCTATCTGCACAACGCCACCGACGCCGCAGTGCTCCCCCTGGTCGGCGTGGACGCGCCGACCGGTTCCTACGCCCGTGTCTACACCAGCGACCGCCGCCCCCAACTGCTGTCGGATCTGCGGAGCAGCTTCGCCGCCGACGGTGCCGACTCGGCGGCCGAGATCCTGTTACGGAGCATGGGCCTGCGCAACACCCCGTTGCTCGACGCCATGATCCGCTCCAGCGGCGAGGACACGGTCTTCACCCTGCGTGGCCGACAGAAGAAGGTCGCCGACCAGATACTCGGCACCGCCGCCAAGGTGCTACCCGATCCCCGGCGGCCCGCCCTCGTCCCCGACGAGCGTCGCGTGGTGTTCCTCGTCACCGGTGGTGCCGGTACGGGCAAGAGCGCCATCGGTCTCCAACTCAAGGCCGAACTGGAGGCGGACGGCCATACGGTCAAGTACGCGAGCGGTAGCAGGGCCTTCAACGGCGCCCTCCAGGAGCACGTCGGCTTCGGCGACCGGGAGTTCAAGGAGGCGTTCACCTACTTCAGCAACTTCGTCACCCCGCCCGACCCGCCGTTGGACGTGCTGATCTGCGACGAGGCACACCGTCTGCGCGACCGCTCCACCAACCGCTTCTGGAAACCCGAGGACTGGGGCACCAAGCCCCAGGTGGACGAACTCCTCGACGCCTCCCGGTTGACCGTGTTCTTCCTCGACGAGGGGCAGTCCGTGCGCCCGCAGGAGGTCGGCACCGTCGCTCTCGTGGAGGACGCGGCACGGCGTTACGGCGCCGTCCTGCGTCGTAGCAGCCTGCGGGAACAGTTCCGGTGCGGCGGCAGCGACGCCTACATCCGCTGGGTGCGCGGCGCGCTGGGGGTGTCCGGCGCGGAGCCGGAGCCGTGGACCCCGGACGGCCTGATGCACGTCGAGGTCGTCGACACCCCGGAGGAACTCGAACGGATCATCCGTTCCGAGGCAGCGGCGGGAGCGTCCGCGCGCATGGTCGCCGGATACTGCTGGCCCTGGACGAAACCCCTGGGCAAGGAGAAGCGGCTCGAACCCGACGTCCGGATCGGCGACTGGCACCGGCCGTGGAACGCGGACAGTGAGTCCTTCTGCGAGAACAAGACCGTCCCCCCGTCCAAGATCTGGTCCGTGCACGAGAACGGCCTCGGCCAGATCGGTTGTGTGTACACCGCGCAGGGCCTGGAGTGGGACTGGTGCGGCGTGATCATGGGCGAGGACATGGTCCGCCGGGGCGATCGCTGGGTGTTCCGCCGGGGCAAGGAGACGGCGGACAAGGAAGCGGGCGTCAAGCGAGTGGACGTTCCCGGGTCGTTCGATCCCAAGGTGAAGCCGAAGAGCGTGGACGACGACGAGTTCGCCCGCCTCGTCCGGCACGCCTACCACGTGCTGATGACCCGGGCGAGCCGGGCGACCGTGCTCTACTCCACTGACGAGGAAACCCGGGACTACCTGAAGGGGCTGGTCGGCGACGTCCAGATCCACGGTCTGCGCCCCACCTGGGAGAATCTGCCGGAGCAGGCGCGACAGCCGCATCTGCCACGTCCCGCTCGAGGAAGCCGCCGCCGTAGGCGGCGTCGGAAGAAGGACACTCCGCCCGGAGAGCTGCGTCTTTTCTGA
- a CDS encoding DUF2075 domain-containing protein, whose amino-acid sequence MLFRASAKTVAVMALDGSLFLHLTEQFVHLHGYRPGTSEVRSWERSIPVLAAALNDAGLGDVEVMLEYALPLNSKRADVVLAGVHPVTGEPSYVVVELKQWSQVLPHEDDPTLCHVERYSHPVLNPVEQVRRYCDYLVNFNGAVAEHGHRISGVAFLHNATEFDVAGLRDIECDGRGLLFTGQRRGEFLDHLRSRLSDERSGARAADELLSGATVPSKQLMAVAAEEVRERQQFVLLDEQQVAYRMVLNAVERAKRADRKEVVIVTGGPGTGKSVIALQLLGELYRRGVAAVHATGSQSFTKTMRKVAGSRKREVQDLFKYFNSFMTTEKNSLDALICDEAHRIRETSANRYTRAALRTGRAQIDELIDVARVPVFFLDEHQVVRPGEMGTVDDIRAAAARRDIVCRVVPLDSQFRCGGSDAYLRWVVRLLGLEPGGPVVWEPDDRMQLLLAESPEELEAFLDARRAEKYGARMSAGYCWRWSPEPKPGDPLPLDVVIGGWARPWNLRGDRSVSGAPPSALWATDPAGFGQIGCVYTAQGFEYDWSGVIIGPDLVWRGDRWITDRTASKDPVFKKSTSDADVDRLIRNTYKVLLTRGMVGTIVYSTDPETRDKLRELVSGRSESRPAAFEEPLQRR is encoded by the coding sequence TTGCTGTTCCGCGCGTCCGCGAAAACGGTCGCCGTCATGGCACTCGACGGTTCGCTGTTCCTGCACCTCACCGAGCAGTTCGTGCACCTGCACGGCTATCGGCCAGGCACCTCGGAGGTGCGTTCCTGGGAGCGCAGCATCCCCGTGCTGGCCGCCGCGCTCAACGACGCCGGCCTGGGCGATGTCGAGGTCATGCTGGAGTACGCGCTCCCGCTGAACAGCAAGCGCGCCGACGTCGTCCTCGCGGGAGTGCACCCGGTCACGGGCGAGCCGTCGTACGTCGTGGTGGAGCTGAAACAGTGGAGCCAGGTCCTGCCCCACGAGGACGATCCCACCCTGTGTCACGTGGAGCGTTACAGCCACCCGGTCCTCAACCCCGTCGAGCAGGTGCGGCGCTACTGCGACTACCTGGTCAACTTCAACGGAGCGGTGGCCGAACACGGACATCGGATCAGCGGAGTGGCGTTCCTGCACAACGCCACGGAGTTCGACGTGGCCGGTCTGCGGGACATCGAGTGCGACGGCCGCGGGCTGCTCTTCACGGGGCAACGCCGTGGTGAATTCCTCGACCACCTTCGTTCGAGGCTGAGCGACGAGCGTTCGGGCGCACGGGCCGCGGACGAACTGCTCTCGGGTGCCACGGTGCCGTCGAAGCAGCTGATGGCCGTGGCCGCCGAGGAAGTACGCGAGCGTCAGCAGTTCGTGCTTCTCGACGAGCAGCAGGTCGCCTACCGCATGGTGCTCAACGCGGTGGAGAGGGCGAAGCGAGCCGACCGCAAGGAAGTCGTCATCGTCACCGGCGGCCCCGGTACCGGGAAGAGCGTGATCGCGCTCCAACTGCTCGGCGAGCTCTACCGGAGGGGCGTGGCCGCGGTCCACGCGACCGGCTCGCAGTCGTTCACCAAGACCATGCGCAAGGTGGCCGGCTCCCGGAAACGTGAGGTCCAGGATCTCTTCAAGTACTTCAACAGCTTCATGACCACGGAGAAGAACAGCCTGGATGCTCTGATCTGTGACGAGGCGCACCGCATCCGGGAGACGTCCGCCAACCGCTACACCCGCGCGGCACTGCGGACCGGCCGGGCACAGATCGACGAACTCATCGACGTCGCACGCGTACCGGTCTTCTTCCTCGACGAACATCAAGTGGTGCGGCCCGGTGAGATGGGTACCGTGGACGACATCCGTGCGGCCGCGGCCAGACGGGACATCGTCTGCCGTGTCGTGCCCCTGGACAGCCAGTTCCGCTGCGGGGGCAGTGACGCCTACCTGCGCTGGGTGGTGCGGCTCCTCGGCCTCGAGCCCGGCGGGCCGGTCGTGTGGGAGCCCGACGACCGTATGCAACTGCTGCTCGCGGAGAGCCCCGAGGAGTTGGAGGCGTTCCTCGACGCCCGCCGCGCCGAGAAGTACGGTGCCCGGATGTCCGCCGGCTACTGCTGGCGGTGGTCCCCCGAGCCCAAGCCCGGCGATCCCCTGCCTCTCGACGTCGTCATCGGGGGCTGGGCCCGGCCATGGAACCTGCGCGGCGACCGGTCGGTCTCCGGTGCGCCGCCGTCCGCGCTGTGGGCCACCGACCCCGCGGGCTTCGGACAGATCGGCTGCGTCTACACGGCCCAGGGCTTCGAGTACGACTGGTCCGGCGTCATCATCGGCCCGGACCTCGTCTGGCGGGGTGACCGTTGGATCACCGACCGCACCGCGTCCAAGGACCCGGTGTTCAAGAAGTCCACATCGGACGCCGACGTGGACCGTCTCATCCGGAACACGTACAAGGTCCTGCTGACGCGGGGCATGGTCGGCACGATCGTCTACTCGACCGACCCGGAGACCCGGGACAAGCTCCGGGAACTGGTGTCCGGCCGATCGGAGTCACGACCTGCGGCGTTCGAGGAGCCCCTTCAGCGTCGGTGA